The Halichoerus grypus chromosome 15, mHalGry1.hap1.1, whole genome shotgun sequence genome includes a window with the following:
- the PLA2G15 gene encoding lysosomal phospholipase A and acyltransferase isoform X1, giving the protein MGLRLCPYHAALLPGGFLCLLLLADPALPVGRPPPVVLVPGDLGNQLEAKLDKPTVVHYLCSKRTDSYFTLWLNLELLLPVIIDCWIDNIRLVYNRTSRATQFPDGVDVRVPGFGKTFSVEFLDPSKSSVGSYFHTMVESLVGWGYTRGEDVRGAPYDWRRAPNENGPYFLALREMIEEMHQLYGGPVVVVAHSMGNMYTLYFLQRQPQAWKNKYIRAFVALGAPWGGVAKTFRVLASGDNNRIPVIGPLKIREQQRSAVSTSWLLPYSSAWSPGKIFVRTPTTNYTLRDYRRFFQDIGFRDGWLMRQDTEGLVEATAPPGVPLHCLYGTGVPTPDSFDYESFPDREPRICFGDGDGTVNLQSALQCRAWRGRQEQPVSVQALPGSEHIEMLANATTLAYLKRVLLGP; this is encoded by the exons ATGGGTCTTCGCCTCTGTCCCTACCATGCGGCGCTGCTCCCGGGTGGCTTCCTGTGCCTCCTGCTCCTGGCGGATCCGGCACTCCCGGTCGGACGTCCCCCTCCGGTGGTGCTGG TGCCCGGTGATTTGGGCAACCAGCTGGAAGCGAAGCTAGACAAGCCAACGGTCGTGCACTACCTGTGCTCCAAGAGGACAGACAGCTACTTCACGCTCTGGCTCAACCTCGAACTGCTGCTGCCAGTTATCATTGACTGCTGGATTGACAATAtcag GCTGGTCTACAACAGAACATCCCGGGCCACCCAGTTCCCAGATGGCGTGGATGTGCGTGTCCCTGGCTTTGGGAAGACTTTCTCAGTGGAGTTCCTGGACCCCAGCAAAAGCAGTGTGG GTTCCTATTTCCATACCATGGTAGAGAGCCTTGTGGGCTGGGGCTACACACGGGGTGAGGATGTCCGGGGGGCCCCCTACGACTGGCGCCGAGCCCCAA ATGAAAACGGGCCCTACTTCCTGGCCCTCCGGGAGATGATCGAGGAGATGCACCAGCTGTATGGGGGCCCTGTGGTGGTGGTTGCCCACAGCATGGGCAACATGTACACACTCTACTTTCTGCAGCGACAGCCACAGGCCTGGAAGAACAAGTACATCCGTGCGTTTGTGGCACTGGGTGCGCCCTGGGGGGGCGTGGCCAAGACTTTTCGTGTCCTGGCCTCAG GAGACAACAATCGGATCCCGGTCATCGGGCCCCTGAAGATCCGGGAGCAGCAGCGGTCCGCCGTCTCCACCAGCTGGCTGCTGCCCTACAGCTCCGCCTGGTCGCCCGGCAAGATCTTCGTGCGCACACCCACAACCAACTACACGCTGCGGGATTATCGCCGCTTCTTCCAGGACATCGGCTTCAGAGACGGGTGGCTCATGCGGCAGGACACGGAGGGGCTGGTCGAAGCCACGGCGCCACCTGGCGTGCCGCTGCACTGCCTCTACGGCACCGGGGTCCCCACGCCAGACTCCTTCGACTATGAGAGCTTCCCGGACCGCGAGCCCAGAATCTGCTTTGGCGACGGCGACGGCACCGTGAACTTGCAGAGCGCGCTGCAGTGCCGGGCCTGGCGCGGCCGCCAGGAGCAGCCAGTGTCTGTGCAGGCGCTGCCGGGCAGCGAGCACATAGAGATGCTGGCCAATGCCACCACCTTGGCCTATCTGAAACGTGTGCTCCTCGGGCCCTGA
- the PLA2G15 gene encoding lysosomal phospholipase A and acyltransferase isoform X2, with amino-acid sequence MGLRLCPYHAALLPGGFLCLLLLADPALPVGRPPPVVLVPGDLGNQLEAKLDKPTVVHYLCSKRTDSYFTLWLNLELLLPVIIDCWIDNIRLVYNRTSRATQFPDGVDVRVPGFGKTFSVEFLDPSKSSVGSYFHTMVESLVGWGYTRGEDVRGAPYDWRRAPTTATGLEEQVHPCVCGTGCALGGRGQDFSCPGLRRQQSDPGHRAPEDPGAAAVRRLHQLAAALQLRLVARQDLRAHTHNQLHAAGLSPLLPGHRLQRRVAHAAGHGGAGRSHGATWRAAALPLRHRGPHARLLRL; translated from the exons ATGGGTCTTCGCCTCTGTCCCTACCATGCGGCGCTGCTCCCGGGTGGCTTCCTGTGCCTCCTGCTCCTGGCGGATCCGGCACTCCCGGTCGGACGTCCCCCTCCGGTGGTGCTGG TGCCCGGTGATTTGGGCAACCAGCTGGAAGCGAAGCTAGACAAGCCAACGGTCGTGCACTACCTGTGCTCCAAGAGGACAGACAGCTACTTCACGCTCTGGCTCAACCTCGAACTGCTGCTGCCAGTTATCATTGACTGCTGGATTGACAATAtcag GCTGGTCTACAACAGAACATCCCGGGCCACCCAGTTCCCAGATGGCGTGGATGTGCGTGTCCCTGGCTTTGGGAAGACTTTCTCAGTGGAGTTCCTGGACCCCAGCAAAAGCAGTGTGG GTTCCTATTTCCATACCATGGTAGAGAGCCTTGTGGGCTGGGGCTACACACGGGGTGAGGATGTCCGGGGGGCCCCCTACGACTGGCGCCGAGCCCCAA CGACAGCCACAGGCCTGGAAGAACAAGTACATCCGTGCGTTTGTGGCACTGGGTGCGCCCTGGGGGGGCGTGGCCAAGACTTTTCGTGTCCTGGCCTCAG GAGACAACAATCGGATCCCGGTCATCGGGCCCCTGAAGATCCGGGAGCAGCAGCGGTCCGCCGTCTCCACCAGCTGGCTGCTGCCCTACAGCTCCGCCTGGTCGCCCGGCAAGATCTTCGTGCGCACACCCACAACCAACTACACGCTGCGGGATTATCGCCGCTTCTTCCAGGACATCGGCTTCAGAGACGGGTGGCTCATGCGGCAGGACACGGAGGGGCTGGTCGAAGCCACGGCGCCACCTGGCGTGCCGCTGCACTGCCTCTACGGCACCGGGGTCCCCACGCCAGACTCCTTCGACTATGA